The proteins below come from a single Ictidomys tridecemlineatus isolate mIctTri1 chromosome 8, mIctTri1.hap1, whole genome shotgun sequence genomic window:
- the Perp gene encoding p53 apoptosis effector related to PMP-22, with amino-acid sequence MLRCGLACERCRWILPLLLLSAIAFDIIALAGRGWLQSSDHIQTSSLWWRCFSEGGGSGSYDDGCQSLMDYAWGRAAAAMLFCGFIILVICFILSFFALCGPQMLVFLRVIGGLLALAAVFQIISLVIYPVKYTQTFNLHANVAVTYIYNWAYGFGWAATIILIGCAFFFCCLPNYEDDLLGNAKPRYFYTSA; translated from the exons ATGCTGCGCTGCGGCCTGGCCTGCGAGCGCTGCAGGTGGAtcctgcccctgctcctgctcAGTGCCATCGCCTTCGACATCATCGCGCTGGCCGGCCGCGGCTGGCTGCAGTCGAGCGACCACATCCAGACGTCCTCGCTGTGGTGGAGATGCTTCAGTGAGGGCGGCGGCAGCGGGTCCTACGACGATGGCTGCCAGAGCCTCATGGACTACG CGTGGGGAAGAGCGGCGGCTGCCATGCTCTTCTGTGGCTTTATCATCCTGGTCATCTGTTTCATCCTCTCCTTCTTTGCGCTCTGTGGACCTCAAATGCTTGTCTTCCTGAGAGTGATTGGAGGCCTCCTTGCTCTGGCTG ctGTGTTCCAGATCATCTCTCTGGTAATCTACCCCGTGAAGTACACCCAGACCTTCAACCTTCATGCCAACGTAGCTGTCACTTACATCTACAACTGGGCCTACGGCTTCGGGTGGGCAGCCACGATCATCCTGATTGGCTGCGCCTTCTTCTTCTGCTGTCTCCCCAACTACGAAGATGACCTGCTGGGCAACGCCAAGCCCAGGTACTTCTACACGTCTGCCTGA